A genomic region of Blattabacterium cuenoti contains the following coding sequences:
- a CDS encoding Lrp/AsnC family transcriptional regulator, translating into MILRYNTDEIDNTIVRKLNINARTPYTEISKQISKEIKPLSVGTVHVRVKKLEDAGIIKGSTLIIGYESLGFHLIAFVGILSDSHESKFVKEELKKIPNIVQLYITSGKYNLFCRIIARDPLDARDVISKIGEIKGVLRTESTICLEESINDENRLLSNILQRHKTYYKKKTSL; encoded by the coding sequence ATGATTCTAAGATATAATACAGACGAAATTGACAACACTATTGTTAGAAAACTAAATATTAACGCTAGAACTCCCTATACTGAAATTAGTAAACAAATTAGTAAAGAAATTAAACCATTATCTGTTGGAACAGTTCATGTGAGAGTAAAAAAATTAGAAGATGCAGGAATTATAAAGGGGAGTACTTTAATTATAGGATATGAATCATTAGGGTTTCATTTAATAGCTTTTGTAGGTATTTTATCAGATTCTCACGAATCTAAATTTGTTAAAGAAGAATTAAAAAAAATACCGAATATCGTCCAACTATATATCACTTCAGGAAAATATAATCTGTTTTGTAGAATTATTGCTAGAGATCCTTTAGATGCAAGAGATGTTATTTCTAAAATAGGAGAAATAAAAGGAGTACTTAGAACAGAATCTACTATTTGTTTAGAAGAAAGCATAAATGATGAAAATAGATTGTTATCCAACATACTACAAAGACATAAAACATATTATAAAAAAAAAACATCATTATAA